One window of the Mixophyes fleayi isolate aMixFle1 chromosome 6, aMixFle1.hap1, whole genome shotgun sequence genome contains the following:
- the PKD2L1 gene encoding polycystin-2-like protein 1 isoform X1 produces MHAVVYSGLWGTTLTEDTAENRELFVKTTLRELLVYIIFLVDICLLTYGMTSSNTYYYTNVMSTLFLNTPSSDTGVTFQTIGSMSDFWSFSQGPLLDGLYWTKWYNNESLDHNQNSFIYYENLLLGVPRMRQLKVENNSCVVHKDFREDISGCYDVYSVEEEDTNPFGLINGTAWTYFTEDELGGSSHWGKIATYSGGGYYIDFELTKPDTLKSLQNLKNNLWLDRGTRVVFIDFSVYNANINLFCVLRLVVEFPATGGAIPSWQIRTVKLIRYVSNWDYFIIACEIIFCVFIFYYMVEEILELRIHRFKYFTSIWNILDLVVILLSLVAIAFHIFRTLEVNRLMGSLLEQPSKYADFEFLAFWQTQYNNMNAVNLFFAWIKIFKYISFNKTMTQLSSTLARCAKDILGFAIMFFIVFFAYAQLGYLLFGTQVENFSTFVKCIFTQFRIILGDFDYDAIDNANRILGPIYFVTYVFFVFFVLLNMFLAIINDTYSEVKEELSHQKNELQFSDILKQGYRKTLMKLKLKKERISDVQKALQNGSKEMAFEEFKNNLKEMGHDDHEITAAFSRFDQDGNRILDEEEQRKMRNILEERRLALNAEIENLGRSYGNKDLDEVVNLSDMKNNLSTKANWVSQEEFTIFLRRLQQLEMSISGIMMKVETVEMKLDTMETNKMKQTNLVDNLPNNIVTEKQFNQEEIRQRNLGQLVKEEKENWESEHKPRNIMEQSYRNSNVFYPHMAGSQNSLNFT; encoded by the exons ATGCATGCTGTGGTATATTCTG GACTTTGGGGAACAACTTTAACTGAAGATACAGCAGAAAATCGAGAGCTTTTTGTGAAAACCACACTAAGGGAATTACTTGTCTATATTATCTTCCTGGTGGACATCTGTCTCT TGACTTATGGGATGACGAGCTCTAACACTTACTATTACACAAATGTGATGTCTACACTTTTCCTGAACACACCATCATCTGACACTGGAGTTACTTTTCAGACTATTGGCAGCATGAGTGATTTTTGGTCG TTTTCACAGGGACCGTTGCTTGATGGCCTTTATTGGACTAAATGGTACAATAACGAGTCCTTGGACCACAATCAAAATTCATTCATTTACTATGAGAACCTGTTGCTCGGAGTGCCACGTATGCGACAGCTGAAGGTAGAAAATAATTCTTGTGTTGTCCATAAGGACTTTAGAGAAGATATCTCGGGTTGCTATGATGTGTATTCTGTAGAAGAAGAGGACACAAATCCATTTGGACTGATTAATGGGACAGC ATGGACATATTTTACAGAGGATGAACTAGGAGGCTCATCACATTGGGGAAAAATAGCAACCTACAGTGGGGGAGGATATTATATAGATTTTGAGTTGACCAAACCGGACACATTAAAGAGCCTACAAAACTTGAAAAATAACCTGTGGCTGGATAGAGGAACTCGTGTAGTCTTTATTGACTTTTCAGTGTACAATGCCAACATCAACCTATTCTGTGTTTTAAG GCTTGTAGTGGAATTCCCAGCAACCGGTGGTGCCATACCATCCTGGCAGATTCGTACAGTCAAGCTCATTCGATATGTCAGCAACTGGGATTACTTCATTATTGCCTGTGAAATTATCTTTTGTGTTTTCATCTTTTACTATATGGTGGAGGAAATTCTGGAGCTGAGAATACATAGATTCAAATATTTCACAAGTATCTGGAACATTTTGGATCTTGTGGTTATACTG CTTTCTCTTGTAGCCATCGCATTTCATATCTTCCGAACTCTGGAGGTGAACCGGCTCATGGGATCACTACTAGAACAGCCCAGCAAATATGCAGACTTTGAATTTTTGGCTTTTTGGCAAACACAATACAACAACATGAACGCTGTAAATCTTTTCTTTGCATGGATTAAA ATCTTCAAATATATTAGCTTCAATAAGACAATGACACAACTTTCATCTACTCTTGCTCGTTGTGCGAAGGATATTCTGGGCTTTGCAATCATGTTCTTCATAGTATTTTTTGCCTATGCTCAGCTGGGATATCTTCTGTTTGGAACTCAAGTGGAAAACTTTAGCACATTTGTAAAATGCAT ATTCACCCAGTTTAGAATCATCTTAGGAGATTTTGACTATGACGCCATTGACAATGCCAACAGAATTCTGGGACCTATTTATTTTGTTACCTACGTTTTCTTTGTCTTCTTCGTGTTGTTG aatatgTTTTTGGCCATCATTAATGACACGTATTCTGAAGTGAAAGAAGAGCTTTCACACCAGAAGAATGAGCTACAGTTTTCGGACATCTTAAAGCAG GGTTACAGGAAGACATTAATGAAGCTGAAACTGAAGAAAGAGCGCATTTCAGATGTACAGAAAGCATTGCAGAACGGCTCCAAGGAAATGGCATTTGAAGAATTCAAAAACAATCTTAAAGA GATGGGCCATGATGACCACGAAATTACAGCTGCCTTTTCCAGATTTGACCAGGATGGTAATCGGATTCTAGATGAAGAAGAACAGAGAAAAATGAGAAATATTCTGGAAGAAAGGAGG CTGGCTCTGAATGCTGAAATTGAGAATTTAGGAAGATCATATGGGAACAAGGATTTGGACGAAGTGGTGAACTTATCAGATATGAAGAACAACCTTTCCACTAAGGCCAACTGGGTTTCACAAGAAGAATTTAcaat ATTTCTGAGAAGACTTCAGCAACTTGAAATGTCCATTAGTGGAATAATGATGAAAGTAGAAACTGTGGAGATGAAACTGGACACAATGGAAACAAACAAGATGAAGCAGACAAACCTAGTGGATAATCTCCCAAACAATATTGTGACG
- the PKD2L1 gene encoding polycystin-2-like protein 1 isoform X3 has translation MNPAKLRSRAENQFKAQEEQEMDNLGKKAWDNPAYDGSPSPKIKAIYNPKTVLENPYDSMDHFGDPPPYQKEKKKKSNLCSQCCSHIVRGIRGLWGTTLTEDTAENRELFVKTTLRELLVYIIFLVDICLLTYGMTSSNTYYYTNVMSTLFLNTPSSDTGVTFQTIGSMSDFWSFSQGPLLDGLYWTKWYNNESLDHNQNSFIYYENLLLGVPRMRQLKVENNSCVVHKDFREDISGCYDVYSVEEEDTNPFGLINGTAWTYFTEDELGGSSHWGKIATYSGGGYYIDFELTKPDTLKSLQNLKNNLWLDRGTRVVFIDFSVYNANINLFCVLRLVVEFPATGGAIPSWQIRTVKLIRYVSNWDYFIIACEIIFCVFIFYYMVEEILELRIHRFKYFTSIWNILDLVVILLSLVAIAFHIFRTLEVNRLMGSLLEQPSKYADFEFLAFWQTQYNNMNAVNLFFAWIKIFKYISFNKTMTQLSSTLARCAKDILGFAIMFFIVFFAYAQLGYLLFGTQVENFSTFVKCIFTQFRIILGDFDYDAIDNANRILGPIYFVTYVFFVFFVLLNMFLAIINDTYSEVKEELSHQKNELQFSDILKQGYRKTLMKLKLKKERISDVQKALQNGSKEMAFEEFKNNLKEMGHDDHEITAAFSRFDQDGNRILDEEEQRKMRNILEERRLALNAEIENLGRSYGNKDLDEVVNLSDMKNNLSTKANWVSQEEFTIFLRRLQQLEMSISGIMMKVETVEMKLDTMETNKMKQTNLVDNLPNNIVTEKQFNQEEIRQRNLGQLVKEEKENWESEHKPRNIMEQSYRNSNVFYPHMAGSQNSLNFT, from the exons atgaaCCCTGCCAAACTCAGAAGCCGGGCAGAAAATCAGTTTAAGGCTCAGGAGGAACAAGAAATGGATAATTTAGGGAAAAAAGCTTGGGATAATCCAGCCTATGATGGCTCTCCATCTCCAAAGATCAAAGCCATTTACAATCCCAAAACTGTTTTGGAAAATCCTTATGACAGTATGGACCATTTCGGAGACCCTCCGCCTTACCagaaggaaaaaaagaagaagagtaaCCTTTGTTCACAATGCTGTTCCCATATTGTCCGGGGAATTAGAG GACTTTGGGGAACAACTTTAACTGAAGATACAGCAGAAAATCGAGAGCTTTTTGTGAAAACCACACTAAGGGAATTACTTGTCTATATTATCTTCCTGGTGGACATCTGTCTCT TGACTTATGGGATGACGAGCTCTAACACTTACTATTACACAAATGTGATGTCTACACTTTTCCTGAACACACCATCATCTGACACTGGAGTTACTTTTCAGACTATTGGCAGCATGAGTGATTTTTGGTCG TTTTCACAGGGACCGTTGCTTGATGGCCTTTATTGGACTAAATGGTACAATAACGAGTCCTTGGACCACAATCAAAATTCATTCATTTACTATGAGAACCTGTTGCTCGGAGTGCCACGTATGCGACAGCTGAAGGTAGAAAATAATTCTTGTGTTGTCCATAAGGACTTTAGAGAAGATATCTCGGGTTGCTATGATGTGTATTCTGTAGAAGAAGAGGACACAAATCCATTTGGACTGATTAATGGGACAGC ATGGACATATTTTACAGAGGATGAACTAGGAGGCTCATCACATTGGGGAAAAATAGCAACCTACAGTGGGGGAGGATATTATATAGATTTTGAGTTGACCAAACCGGACACATTAAAGAGCCTACAAAACTTGAAAAATAACCTGTGGCTGGATAGAGGAACTCGTGTAGTCTTTATTGACTTTTCAGTGTACAATGCCAACATCAACCTATTCTGTGTTTTAAG GCTTGTAGTGGAATTCCCAGCAACCGGTGGTGCCATACCATCCTGGCAGATTCGTACAGTCAAGCTCATTCGATATGTCAGCAACTGGGATTACTTCATTATTGCCTGTGAAATTATCTTTTGTGTTTTCATCTTTTACTATATGGTGGAGGAAATTCTGGAGCTGAGAATACATAGATTCAAATATTTCACAAGTATCTGGAACATTTTGGATCTTGTGGTTATACTG CTTTCTCTTGTAGCCATCGCATTTCATATCTTCCGAACTCTGGAGGTGAACCGGCTCATGGGATCACTACTAGAACAGCCCAGCAAATATGCAGACTTTGAATTTTTGGCTTTTTGGCAAACACAATACAACAACATGAACGCTGTAAATCTTTTCTTTGCATGGATTAAA ATCTTCAAATATATTAGCTTCAATAAGACAATGACACAACTTTCATCTACTCTTGCTCGTTGTGCGAAGGATATTCTGGGCTTTGCAATCATGTTCTTCATAGTATTTTTTGCCTATGCTCAGCTGGGATATCTTCTGTTTGGAACTCAAGTGGAAAACTTTAGCACATTTGTAAAATGCAT ATTCACCCAGTTTAGAATCATCTTAGGAGATTTTGACTATGACGCCATTGACAATGCCAACAGAATTCTGGGACCTATTTATTTTGTTACCTACGTTTTCTTTGTCTTCTTCGTGTTGTTG aatatgTTTTTGGCCATCATTAATGACACGTATTCTGAAGTGAAAGAAGAGCTTTCACACCAGAAGAATGAGCTACAGTTTTCGGACATCTTAAAGCAG GGTTACAGGAAGACATTAATGAAGCTGAAACTGAAGAAAGAGCGCATTTCAGATGTACAGAAAGCATTGCAGAACGGCTCCAAGGAAATGGCATTTGAAGAATTCAAAAACAATCTTAAAGA GATGGGCCATGATGACCACGAAATTACAGCTGCCTTTTCCAGATTTGACCAGGATGGTAATCGGATTCTAGATGAAGAAGAACAGAGAAAAATGAGAAATATTCTGGAAGAAAGGAGG CTGGCTCTGAATGCTGAAATTGAGAATTTAGGAAGATCATATGGGAACAAGGATTTGGACGAAGTGGTGAACTTATCAGATATGAAGAACAACCTTTCCACTAAGGCCAACTGGGTTTCACAAGAAGAATTTAcaat ATTTCTGAGAAGACTTCAGCAACTTGAAATGTCCATTAGTGGAATAATGATGAAAGTAGAAACTGTGGAGATGAAACTGGACACAATGGAAACAAACAAGATGAAGCAGACAAACCTAGTGGATAATCTCCCAAACAATATTGTGACG
- the PKD2L1 gene encoding polycystin-2-like protein 1 isoform X2, whose protein sequence is MTSSNTYYYTNVMSTLFLNTPSSDTGVTFQTIGSMSDFWSFSQGPLLDGLYWTKWYNNESLDHNQNSFIYYENLLLGVPRMRQLKVENNSCVVHKDFREDISGCYDVYSVEEEDTNPFGLINGTAWTYFTEDELGGSSHWGKIATYSGGGYYIDFELTKPDTLKSLQNLKNNLWLDRGTRVVFIDFSVYNANINLFCVLRLVVEFPATGGAIPSWQIRTVKLIRYVSNWDYFIIACEIIFCVFIFYYMVEEILELRIHRFKYFTSIWNILDLVVILLSLVAIAFHIFRTLEVNRLMGSLLEQPSKYADFEFLAFWQTQYNNMNAVNLFFAWIKIFKYISFNKTMTQLSSTLARCAKDILGFAIMFFIVFFAYAQLGYLLFGTQVENFSTFVKCIFTQFRIILGDFDYDAIDNANRILGPIYFVTYVFFVFFVLLNMFLAIINDTYSEVKEELSHQKNELQFSDILKQGYRKTLMKLKLKKERISDVQKALQNGSKEMAFEEFKNNLKEMGHDDHEITAAFSRFDQDGNRILDEEEQRKMRNILEERRLALNAEIENLGRSYGNKDLDEVVNLSDMKNNLSTKANWVSQEEFTIFLRRLQQLEMSISGIMMKVETVEMKLDTMETNKMKQTNLVDNLPNNIVTEKQFNQEEIRQRNLGQLVKEEKENWESEHKPRNIMEQSYRNSNVFYPHMAGSQNSLNFT, encoded by the exons ATGACGAGCTCTAACACTTACTATTACACAAATGTGATGTCTACACTTTTCCTGAACACACCATCATCTGACACTGGAGTTACTTTTCAGACTATTGGCAGCATGAGTGATTTTTGGTCG TTTTCACAGGGACCGTTGCTTGATGGCCTTTATTGGACTAAATGGTACAATAACGAGTCCTTGGACCACAATCAAAATTCATTCATTTACTATGAGAACCTGTTGCTCGGAGTGCCACGTATGCGACAGCTGAAGGTAGAAAATAATTCTTGTGTTGTCCATAAGGACTTTAGAGAAGATATCTCGGGTTGCTATGATGTGTATTCTGTAGAAGAAGAGGACACAAATCCATTTGGACTGATTAATGGGACAGC ATGGACATATTTTACAGAGGATGAACTAGGAGGCTCATCACATTGGGGAAAAATAGCAACCTACAGTGGGGGAGGATATTATATAGATTTTGAGTTGACCAAACCGGACACATTAAAGAGCCTACAAAACTTGAAAAATAACCTGTGGCTGGATAGAGGAACTCGTGTAGTCTTTATTGACTTTTCAGTGTACAATGCCAACATCAACCTATTCTGTGTTTTAAG GCTTGTAGTGGAATTCCCAGCAACCGGTGGTGCCATACCATCCTGGCAGATTCGTACAGTCAAGCTCATTCGATATGTCAGCAACTGGGATTACTTCATTATTGCCTGTGAAATTATCTTTTGTGTTTTCATCTTTTACTATATGGTGGAGGAAATTCTGGAGCTGAGAATACATAGATTCAAATATTTCACAAGTATCTGGAACATTTTGGATCTTGTGGTTATACTG CTTTCTCTTGTAGCCATCGCATTTCATATCTTCCGAACTCTGGAGGTGAACCGGCTCATGGGATCACTACTAGAACAGCCCAGCAAATATGCAGACTTTGAATTTTTGGCTTTTTGGCAAACACAATACAACAACATGAACGCTGTAAATCTTTTCTTTGCATGGATTAAA ATCTTCAAATATATTAGCTTCAATAAGACAATGACACAACTTTCATCTACTCTTGCTCGTTGTGCGAAGGATATTCTGGGCTTTGCAATCATGTTCTTCATAGTATTTTTTGCCTATGCTCAGCTGGGATATCTTCTGTTTGGAACTCAAGTGGAAAACTTTAGCACATTTGTAAAATGCAT ATTCACCCAGTTTAGAATCATCTTAGGAGATTTTGACTATGACGCCATTGACAATGCCAACAGAATTCTGGGACCTATTTATTTTGTTACCTACGTTTTCTTTGTCTTCTTCGTGTTGTTG aatatgTTTTTGGCCATCATTAATGACACGTATTCTGAAGTGAAAGAAGAGCTTTCACACCAGAAGAATGAGCTACAGTTTTCGGACATCTTAAAGCAG GGTTACAGGAAGACATTAATGAAGCTGAAACTGAAGAAAGAGCGCATTTCAGATGTACAGAAAGCATTGCAGAACGGCTCCAAGGAAATGGCATTTGAAGAATTCAAAAACAATCTTAAAGA GATGGGCCATGATGACCACGAAATTACAGCTGCCTTTTCCAGATTTGACCAGGATGGTAATCGGATTCTAGATGAAGAAGAACAGAGAAAAATGAGAAATATTCTGGAAGAAAGGAGG CTGGCTCTGAATGCTGAAATTGAGAATTTAGGAAGATCATATGGGAACAAGGATTTGGACGAAGTGGTGAACTTATCAGATATGAAGAACAACCTTTCCACTAAGGCCAACTGGGTTTCACAAGAAGAATTTAcaat ATTTCTGAGAAGACTTCAGCAACTTGAAATGTCCATTAGTGGAATAATGATGAAAGTAGAAACTGTGGAGATGAAACTGGACACAATGGAAACAAACAAGATGAAGCAGACAAACCTAGTGGATAATCTCCCAAACAATATTGTGACG